From Mya arenaria isolate MELC-2E11 chromosome 12, ASM2691426v1, the proteins below share one genomic window:
- the LOC128211938 gene encoding TNFAIP3-interacting protein 1-like, with protein sequence MDTAVTMVTSPIASLSGSSLAPEVERDALREKVEHFKVLIRKLQEDLQSHKIRKGGAETVSKLLQESKQESVGLKKKIGQLETVIRNLQSRLEKHGLSTEIVLNENETYVPGHSKRLLENLTRENSRLRNLARSKSGDPEELAYLQQTNADLQREKNALEANVFELQHILQSSDSEKDQTITLLREELAQCQNEVASREEKVRHLAEESRTLQQQLFSVAEQCRQLARKLDEQGKITTPETVCSESSDNSGELARMAEENKLLRKQHKEVYDMNRRWQEHNGQRDAYLTQLQTELAHFRAQVAELEARRGDLAPDTQAEVNQVLDENRRLSKETEHHKRLLTQIVSERDRFKREFENAHEQIGGLKAEMRQLRSAPAMNGGSGGGGRTDASETIEALKAQIQICTEDFESERRDRERAQNKVSRLETETTRLRKEIESLKRSMSNMANTWVSPRNDYPAPRNEYSEVPFHNNAVQQSCEGLAARGVSSSPKRDVRLNLDRFNVIDGAHVTNPSDVTSPTMESYVYVENRPVIMDNMTDNTDSGNPGTEPQSFRQVYNVPNVPDQRIYIGQSPDRRESKDDEKFLSLNASSFSSHSKDSDHARDSGSPPNSKRTSYDLTTEVTSSDQTMRQTMSLPVETILRCPSCDKGFTNTQHPELLAHIESCCD encoded by the exons ATGGATACGGCAGTTACTATGGTAACGTCGCCAATTGCAAGCCTTTCGGGAAGCAGCTTAGCACCTGAAGTGGAAAGAGACGCTTTAAGAGAGAAGGTTGAACATTTCAAAGTGCTCATTAGGAAGCTGCAAGAGGATTTACAGTCTCATAAAATTCGGAAAGGGGGAGCAGAGACAGTCTCTAAACTTTTACAGGAATCGAAACAGGAAAGTGTAGGTTTAAAGAAAAAGATTGGACAGCTCGAAACTGTGATAAGAAACTTACAAAGTCGACTGGAAAAACATGGATTGTCTACGGAAATTGTgctgaatgaaaatgaaacgtATGTTCCCGGACATTCAAAACGGTTGTTAGAAAACTTGACCCGCGAAAATTCGAGGTTAAGAAACCTCGCTCGGTCGAAGTCGGGGGATCCGGAGGAACTAGCATATTTACAACAG aCCAATGCAGATCTCCAACGTGAAAAAAATGCACTTGAGGCGAATGTTTTTGAGCTGCAGCATATTCTCCAATCCTCGGACAGCGAGAAGGACCAAACGATCACGTTGTTACGCGAGGAATTGGCACAGTGCCAAAACGAGGTCGCGAGTCGGGAAGAGAAAGTTCGCCACCTAGCGGAAGAGAGTCGCACGCTCCAGCAGCAGCTATTTAGCGTGGCTGAACAGTGCCGGCAGCTCGCCCGGAAATTGGACGAACAGGGAAAAATTACGACGCCGGAGACAGTTTGCAGCGAG TCGAGTGATAATAGCGGCGAGTTGGCGCGCATGGCAGAGGAAAACAAATTGTTACGGAAACAGCATAAGGAG GTGTACGATATGAACAGACGCTGGCAGGAACACAACGGCCAACGTGACGCCTACCTGACGCAGTTACAGACAGAACTTGCGCACTTCCGGGCACAAGTGGCGGAGCTCGAGGCGCGTCGGGGAGACCTAGCACCTGACACGCAGGCGGAAGTGAACCAAGTGCTCGACGAGAACAGACGACTCTCAAAAGAAACAGAGCACCACAAACGTTTACTGACCCAGATAGTCAGCGAAAGAGATAGG TTTAAACGCGAGTTCGAGAACGCGCATGAGCAGATTGGGGGCCTGAAAGCGGAAATGCGGCAGCTGCGGTCCGCGCCGGCCATGAATGGCGGAAGTGGCGGCGGTGGGCGAACGGATGCGTCGGAAACGATTGAGGCGCTTAAGGCTCAGATTCAGATTTGTACGGAGGATTTTGAGAGCGAGAGACGCGACCGAGAGCGTGCACAGAATAAGGTGTCCCGCCTGGAAACGGAAACAACGCGACTCAGGAAAGAG ATTGAGTCCCTAAAGCGGTCTATGTCCAACATGGCGAATACCTGGGTAAGTCCCAGGAACGATTACCCGGCGCCCCGGAACGAGTACTCCGAGGTTCCGTTCCACAATAACGCTGTCCAGCAAAGCTGTGAg GGTTTGGCCGCGCGCGGCGTGAGCAGCAGCCCTAAACGTGATGTGCGTCTTAACCTGGACAGATTCAACGTCATAGATGGCGCACACGTGACTAACCCCAGTGACGTCACTAGTCCAACGATGGAAAGTTACGTTTACGTTGAAAACAGACCCGTCATTATGGACAACATGACTGACAATACTGATAGTGGAAATCCCGGCACCGAGCCCCAAAGTTTTAGACAAGTGTACAATGTACCGAACGTGCCGGATCAACGAATATACATTGGGCAAAGCCCGGACCGAAGGGAAAGTAAAGACGATGAGAAATTCTTATCTTTAAATGCGTCATCGTTTTCCTCTCACTCTAAAGATTCTGATCATGCGAGAGACAGCGGATCTCCTCCGAATTCGAAACGGACAAGTTATGATCTAACGACGGAAGTGACGTCATCAGATCAGACCATGCGCCAAACTATGTCACTTCCGGTAGAAACAATTCTCAGGTGTCCTTCCTGTGACAAAGGTTTTACAAACACCCAGCATCCCGAACTTCTTGCACATATTGAAAGTTGTTGTGATTAA
- the LOC128212517 gene encoding acetylcholine receptor subunit beta-like codes for MDRFVILFAVVLYSTILLNPVSCITSEEMRLHLGNVLPVNYTTYIRPVLDQSTAVAVTVDLHLIGINSFDNQEQKLVTTAYLDIQWTDEVIARNWGDAGNADIEEVYVPQGNVWVPDMALQNGFETMVGLGDSFLYIRIKKDGTVLWRPYQVFESGCEVVITFFPFDKTSCELKLLIWSNTKEKVSLSQGTIGFDTSLYEKNSEWDILKTSTTEVTSGDNSGILFIIEMKRKPLEYLITILVPVIMLGLLNAFLFVLPADSGEKTGYAVTAFLSFAVFLTIISTEMPRNSEDTSMFSLYIFIMTMASTVMVVVTIIQLRIHHRPEERPVSRHFYAITQCVRRIQCAICVGGGHVARDVKRAQEAEEVTWKSVSAAIDFIGFWTFLIFMTVFTATILAVSMLGDKYLQ; via the coding sequence atgGATCGTTTCGTAATTCTGTTTGCCGTCGTGTTATACAGCACCATCTTACTAAATCCAGTAAGCTGCATAACATCGGAAGAAATGCGCCTGCACCTGGGAAACGTACTGCCGGTTAACTATACGACCTACATCCGGCCTGTCTTGGATCAGTCAACCGCCGTGGCCGTGACCGTCGACCTGCATCTTATCGGGATAAACTCTTTTGACAACCAGGAACAAAAGCTGGTGACGACGGCGTACTTGGACATTCAGTGGACGGATGAGGTGATCGCCCGGAACTGGGGTGACGCGGGAAACGCAGACATTGAGGAAGTGTACGTACCACAGGGAAACGTCTGGGTGCCCGACATGGCGCTTCAGAATGGCTTTGAGACAATGGTAGGGTTGGGAGACTCGTTTCTATACATCCGTATAAAAAAGGACGGGACGGTTCTCTGGCGGCCGTATCAAGTGTTTGAAAGCGGATGTGAAGTAGTGATCACATTTTTTCCGTTTGACAAAACGTCGTGTGAACTGAAACTTCTGATCTGGAGCAACACCAAGGAAAAGGTTTCGCTATCGCAGGGCACGATAGGGTTTGACACAAGTCTGTACGAAAAGAACTCCGAATGGGACATCCTTAAGACATCAACCACAGAAGTCACTTCCGGTGACAATTCTGGAATTCTTTTCATTATTGAGATGAAACGGAAGCCTCTAGAGTATTTGATCACTATACTCGTGCCTGTAATCATGCTGGGTCTCCTGAACGCTTTCTTGTTCGTACTTCCGGCGGACTCCGGGGAGAAGACCGGTTACGCAGTGACGGCGTTCCTCTCGTTTGCGGTGTTCCTTACGATAATTAGCACGGAAATGCCGCGCAACTCGGAGGACACGTCCATGTTCTCGCTCTACATCTTCATCATGACGATGGCCAGCACGGTCATGGTGGTCGTCACAATCATCCAGCTGCGAATCCACCACCGCCCGGAGGAGCGGCCCGTCTCCCGCCACTTTTACGCCATCACACAGTGCGTCCGTAGGATCCAATGCGCAATCTGCGTAGGTGGCGGCCATGTGGCCCGCGATGTCAAACGTGCACAGGAAGCGGAAGAAGTCACGTGGAAGTCCGTATCCGCCGCCATTGACTTCATAGGCTTCTGGACATTTCTGATCTTTATGACAGTGTTTACGGCGACAATACTGGCCGTTTCCATGCTGGGGGATAAGTATCTCCAGTGA
- the LOC128212518 gene encoding acetylcholine receptor subunit beta-like yields the protein MKELLFCVLAVCVTEAHAGVSATDMNTHLTTTFTNYDSRVRPLLSDQSQAVGVSVDLHLLGINNFDSSEQKLETTAFLEITWTDEVLHNQWHDPDVPEVLIPQSDIWLPDLALQNGFETLTGLGNKFYNVRVKSTGVVTWRPYHVFESACAVDVTYFPFDRTTCELKFVVWSNPKNLLMATVGTGGLDMTGFSENSEWSIELTEANNFETTTSSGVTFAIQMKRKPLFYLLNILIPVIMLAVLNAFVFALPASSGEKTGFAVTAFLALAVFLTIISAELPRTADKVSTFSAYLFLVTFLSALISMITIIQLRLFAREPEVPVPSSLQSLTKCIRRMRCRTCFAKSGGYVRGLTIEEVKRRLSDDVTWEDAVGALDFVFFWVFLFLIAGITSGCCVIAVKGALA from the exons atgaaggAGTTACTATTCTGCGTGTTAGCAGTCTGCGTCACTGAGGCGCATGCAGGCGTTTCCGCGACGGACATGAATACCCATTTAACCACGACTTTCACTAACTACGATAGCCGCGTGCGGCCGCTCTTGAGCGACCAGTCGCAGGCGGTCGGCGTATCCGTCGACCTCCATCTGCTCGGGATCAACAACTTCGACAGCTCTGAGCAGAAGCTGGAAACCACGGCGTTCCTCGAGATCACGTGGACGGACGAGGTTCTACATAACCAGTGGCATGACCCTGACGTACCGGAAGTGCTCATCCCGCAATCGGACATCTGGCTTCCGGATCTCGCGTTACAGAATGGGTTTGAAACTTTGACTGGACTGGGAAACAAGTTTTATAACGTTAGGGTGAAAAGTACTGGTGTGGTCACGTGGCGTCCGTATCATGTTTTCGAAAGCGCATGCGCAGTTGACGTCACATACTTCCCGTTTGATAGAACAACGTGTGAGCTGAAGTTTGTTGTTTGGAGTAATCCGAAGAATCTTCTTATGGCGACGGTGGGAACCGGGGGGCTTGACATGACGGGTTTCAGCGAAAACAGTGAGTGGAGCATCGAACTAACGGAAGCGAACAACTTTGAAACCACAACATCATCTGGCGTCACGTTCGCCATCCAGATGAAACGGAAGCCGCTCTTCTACCTCCTGAATATCCTCATACCCGTGATTATGCTCGCCGTTTTGAACGCGTTCGTGTTCGCGCTGCCCGCGTCTTCCGGCGAGAAGACGGGATTCGCAGTGACGGCCTTCCTGGCTCTGGCGGTGTTCCTGACGATCATCAGCGCGGAGCTTCCGCGGACGGCCGACAAGGTGTCTACATTCTCCGCCTACCTCTTCCTCGTTACCTTCCTCAGCGCGCTCATCTCAATGATCACAATTATACAGCTCCGTCTCTTCGCGCGTGAACCGGAAGTGCCTGTCCCAtcaa GTCTACAGAGCCTCACTAAGTGTATCCGACGGATGCGGTGCCGCACGTGTTTTGCGAAATCTGGCGGCTACGTCCGGGGACTCACCATCGAGGAGGTGAAGCGCCGCCTGTCGGATGACGTCACATGGGAAGACGCGGTGGGCGCCCTGGATTTCGTCTTCTTCTGGGTTTTCCTGTTTCTGATCGCGGGCATCACATCTGGCTGCTGCGTCATAGCCGTGAAAGGCGCCCTTGCTTAA
- the LOC128212445 gene encoding homeobox protein Hox-A2-like produces MEGLLPYARGFFYHIPFTTAHINTWHPHIYNNPVRNPTPFLITNILDLEDADDDEQLRRDMSNSPSAKKTPKIRAGDSVFANDILSTGRLFAAATGGVRYQGLVVPSATGIERHVDSEADRQERRHSSSPCSSRQRDYVDSPPQDSERVRRTSDKHKMSSDSADDFSDNGLVSQKKKKARTTFTGRQIFELEKQFEQKKYLSSAERAEMASLLNVTETQVKIWFQNRRTKWKKHENITAADAPETRLQAERNPDVAKAIQNAAKLKKAKERLEAAAAAAQGARKQQPGVSGVNNGTPVNQPLDFTMGSLNSVERQPESSSDSDDDVINDAITAPDLKSVKTDVACVYEQNANSSLDDHDIEVKHSDIIKEETMTEGSEDDEPVDGEHSGDDFETMMDTSVDTGECSEQFDREQRFSPDVRKCDLFNMESCR; encoded by the exons ATGGAAGGACTTTTACCGTATGCACGTGGCTTTTTCTACCACATTCCTTTTACAACAGCACACATCAACACGTGGCATCCTCACATATACAATAACCCCGTGCGCAACCCGACACCATTTCTCATAACTAACATTCTCGACCTTGAAGACGCTGATGACGACGAACAGCTCCGTCGGGATATGAGCAATTCACCGTCGGCAAAGAAGACGCCGAAAATACGTGCAGGGGATTCAGTGTTTGCTAACGACATCTTGTCCACCGGTCGGCTGTTTGCCGCTGCAACCGGCGGGGTTCGCTATCAGGGACTCGTGGTTCCGTCGGCAACTGGAATTGAGCGGCACGTGGACAGTGAGGCGGACCGGCAGGAACGGCGACACTCGAGTTCCCCGTGCAGCTCGCGTCAACGGGATTATGTGGACTCTCCACCGCAAG ATTCCGAGCGCGTTAGACGCACTTCCGACAAACATAAAATGTCGTCTGATTCAGCAGACGACTTCAGCGACAATGGTCTGGTGTCACAGAAGAAGAAAAAGGCGCGAACGACGTTTACCGGACGTCAAATATTTGAGCTGGAAAAGCAATTTGAGCAGAAGAAGTATTTGTCGTCTGCCGAGCGGGCGGAAATGGCATCACTATTAAACGTTACGGAAACGCAG GTAAAGATCTGGTTCCAGAACAGACGGACGAAGTGGAAAAAGCACGAGAACATCACGGCTGCTGACGCACCCGAAACGCGCCTCCAGGCCGAGCGAAACCCAGATGTCGCCAAGGCCATCCAGAACGCCGCCAAGCTCAAGAAGGCGAAAGAGCGCTTAGAGGCGGCGGCCGCGGCGGCACAGGGCGCCCGGAAGCAGCAACCAGGTGTTAGCGGGGTTAATAACGGCACTCCCGTCAATCAGCCGTTGGATTTTACCATGGGAAGCTTGAACAGTGTGGAACGACAGCCTGAGAGCTCGTCTGATAGCGATGATGACGTCATTAATGACGCAATAACTGCGCCTGACTTAAAGAGCGTTAAAACAGACGTCGCTTGCGTCTATGAACAGAATGCAAATAGTTCACTCGACGATCATGATATTGAAGTCAAACATTCGGATATTATAAAAGAAGAAACTATGACTGAAGGATCAGAAGACGACGAACCTGTTGATGGTGAACATTCAGGAGATGACTTTGAAACAATGATGGATACATCAGTTGACACGGGGGAGTGTAGTGAACAGTTTGATCGTGAGCAACGGTTTTCACCAGATGTTAGAAAATGCGATTTATTTAACATGGAAAGTTGCCGCTGA